From Monomorium pharaonis isolate MP-MQ-018 chromosome 9, ASM1337386v2, whole genome shotgun sequence, the proteins below share one genomic window:
- the LOC105839582 gene encoding uncharacterized protein LOC105839582, with the protein MFWIEPDEEEEALLCSPALMARRASESWIVAPPVEAMPVAAMPLQRKKSLPDVAQPIQLTATAPLSREEVSILSSMRREEIRRQIDESERLRANPLLYLVSPQVKDWFSRQQLVMLVLFINISLALMFFKLLT; encoded by the exons ATGTTTTGGATCGAGCcggacgaggaggaggaggcgtTGCTATGCAGCCCCGCTTTGATGGCCAGACGGGCCTCGGAGTCCTGGATCGTCGCGCCTCCCGTGGAG GCGATGCCGGTGGCGGCAATGCCCCTTCAACGGAAGAAGTCACTGCCGGACGTGGCGCAGCCGATCCAGCTCACGGCCACGGCGCCATTGTCGAGGGAAGAAGTCAGTATCCTGAGCAGCATGAGACGCGAGGAGATCCGCAGGCAGATCGACGAGAGCGAGAGGCTCAGGGCAAACCCGCTTTTGTACCTGGTCAGTCCGCAGGTGAAA GACTGGTTCTCCCGGCAGCAGCTCGTGATGCTGGTGCTCTTCATCAACATATCCCTAGCTCTGATGTTTTTCAAGCTGCTGACGTAG